One genomic segment of Gossypium arboreum isolate Shixiya-1 chromosome 3, ASM2569848v2, whole genome shotgun sequence includes these proteins:
- the LOC108472698 gene encoding uncharacterized protein LOC108472698, translated as MASTLDRWEKDPFFAVAEEVQQSADRMESTYRTWIHAIKDGSSTWNLEELGRDLHTALSTTKWQLEEFEKAVQSSYYGNSSEEARDRHREFIVAIKNQNLKIEKYLQESASSEGKSPVPWVHLDEGECNELALFLSAPPLPGDKKLPPRVHGRASDLRRGINRESAPDFLKNASQSIEFSSSEVNNEKSYGHRRTASASPDIGAWKIAIVDDVLQQNSSNGQRFIPPRRVPSSGALSSTESAVKGQWSKNGIRKSATARHQESDAEFLRPPELARGNGECCEKSSGCVDCNDKQPIGWYGAIKRRLQRSKYQLKNSRPAQIAIWAFLVICLIVLIVLQTI; from the exons ATGGCTTCGACTCTTGATCGGTGGGAAAAAGATCCCTTCTTCGCTGTTGCTGAAGAAGTCCAGCAATCTGCTGACAG GATGGAATCGACATATAGGACATGGATACACGCGATAAAAGATGGTTCTTCTACATGGAATTTAGAGGAACTTGGCAGGGATCTACATACTGCTCTTAGCACTACCAAATGGCAG TTAGAGGAGTTTGAAAAAGCTGTTCAATCGAGTTACTATGGGAATTCAAGTGAGGAAGCAAGAGATCGGCATCGTGAATTTATAGTAGCAATTAAGAACCAGAATTTAAAGATTGAAAAATATTTACAGGAATCAGCTAGTTCTGAGGGTAAGTCACCAGTGCCTTGGGTGCATTTGGATGAAGGTGAATGCAATGAACTCGCATTATTTTTGTCCGCACCGCCTCTACCCGGAGACAAGAAGCTTCCTCCTAGGGTTCACGGTAGAGCTAGTGATCTTCGGCGAGGAATCAATAGAGAATCAGCGCCAGATTTCTTGAAGAATGCAAGTCAGTCTATTGAGTTCAGCTCATCTGAGGTTAACAACGAGAAGTCATATGGGCATAGGAGGACAGCTAGTGCTAGTCCTGACATTGGTGCTTGGAAGATTGCAATTGTTGATGATGTTTTACAGCAAAACTCTTCCAATGGTCAACGCTTTATTCCACCACGAAGGGTGCCAAGCTCCGGTGCCCTGAGTTCCACGGAATCTGCAGTCAAGGGGCAGTGGTCAAAGAATGGCATCAGGAAGTCGGCAACGGCTCGTCATCAAGAGTCTGATGCAGAGTTTTTGAGACCTCCTGAGTTGGCTAGG GGCAATGGTGAATGCTGTGAAAAGAGTAGCGGTTGTGTAGATTGCAATGATAAGCAACCTATTGGCTGGTATGGGGCTATTAAAAGACGGCTTCAAAGGTCTAAGTATCAATTAAAAAATAGTCGTCCCGCTCAAATAGCAATTTGGGCTTTCCTCGTCATTTGCTTGATTG TTTTGATTGTATTGCAGACAATATGA
- the LOC108473809 gene encoding uncharacterized protein LOC108473809, translated as MAGHTVYTLSEVSRHKSKNDCWLVIDGRVLNVTKFLEEHPGGEEVLLESAGKDATKEFNDIGHSKSAQNLLLKYQIGVLQGHTSKNNEQVGSTEEPKKKEMSAFVIKDDLTPKYAAVVEFAAPLLVAGSYFCYRYLTLSS; from the exons ATGGCTGGACACACAGTTTACACCCTCTCAGAAGTGTCTCGACACAAATCCAAGAACGACTGTTGGCTTGTCATCGATGGCCGA GTTCTGAACGTGACAAAGTTCCTGGAAGAACATCCAGGAGGAGAAGAGGTGTTGTTGGAATCAGCCGGGAAGGATGCGACGAAAGAATTCAACGATATCGGACATAGCAAGTCAGCTCAGAATTTGCTCCTCAAGTATCAGATTGGTGTTCTCCAGGGTCACACTTCAAAGAATAATGAACAGGTTGGTTCAACCGAGGAGCCCAAAAAGAAAGAGATGAGTGCATTCGTGATCAAGGATGACCTGACGCCTAAATATGCGGCAGTCGTCGAGTTCGCTGCCCCACTCCTGGTTGCTGGTTCCTATTTCTGTTACAGATACCTCACACTAAGCTCATAA
- the LOC108470981 gene encoding subtilisin-like protease SBT1.7 yields the protein MQSVNYSTEEMKPLKIKVAAIVVALSLCYACVIAEQAKRTYIVHIDKSNMPERFTHHSLWYDSSLKSVSKSASMLYTYENVIHGYSARLTPEEAESLGKQSGVLSVLPDVRYELHTTRTPEFLGLGNNSALISTTASTSEVIVGILDTGVWPELKSFDDSELGPVPSGWKGKCQVGQNFSSSSCNKKLIGARYYLQGYEAALGPIDETMESKSPRDDDGHGTHTATTAAGSAVPNANLLGYASGTARGMASHARVAIYKVCWLNGCFISDITAGMDRAIADGVDIMSMSIGGHITEYYLDIIAIGAFTAAAHGIFVSCSAGNEGPEAGSLLNVAPWITTVGAGTLDRDFPASITLGNNMRYTGVTLYNGKQLSNSTVPLVYGGSVSNSSSRSLCMDGSLIPEKVRGKIVVCDRGGSDRVEKGVVVKAAGGVGMILTNTLNFGEELLADAHLLPSAAVGQIAGDSIKKYISSDPNPTATIGPGTTMLGVQPSPVVAAFSSRGPNPVTPAIFKPDIIAPGVNILAGWTGEVGPTGLAIDQRHVNFNIVSGTSMSCPHVSGLAAILRAAHPEWSPAAIKSALMTTAYSTYPNGEKIKDVATGGPATPFDYGAGHVDPIAALDPGLIYDTTIDDYLGFLCALNYTSSQIKATTQTNFTCQKSKKYTLGDFNYPSFSVPFQTGSRSTVKYTRTVTNVGVPATYKISLYSQTQAVKMSVVPAILSFSAQYEKKSYTVTFRAISMPPGSTGFARLEWSDGKHIVRSPIAYIWT from the coding sequence ATGCAATCTGTTAATTACTCGACTGAAGAGATGAAGCCATTGAAGATCAAAGTAGCAGCAATCGTTGTAGCTCTGAGTTTGTGTTACGCATGCGTCATAGCAGAGCAAGCCAAAAGGACTTACATAGTTCACATTGACAAGTCCAACATGCCAGAACGTTTCACCCATCACTCCCTATGGTATGATTCATCTTTAAAATCTGTCTCAAAATCAGCATCTATGCTTTACACATACGAAAACGTAATCCATGGTTACTCCGCGAGGCTCACACCTGAGGAAGCTGAATCGCTTGGAAAACAGTCTGGAGTTCTCTCAGTCCTACCTGACGTTAGATATGAACTGCATACAACTCGAACACCGGAGTTCCTTGGATTAGGAAACAACAGCGCTCTCATCTCCACCACTGCTTCAACGAGTGAAGTGATTGTTGGCATATTGGATACTGGAGTTTGGCCCGAGCTGAAAAGTTTCGACGATTCTGAGCTTGGACCGGTGCCATCTGGGTGGAAAGGCAAGTGTCAGGTGGGGCAAAACTTCAGTTCATCAAGCTGCAATAAGAAACTAATTGGTGCCAGGTATTATTTACAAGGGTATGAAGCTGCGTTGGGACCTATTGATGAAACCATGGAATCAAAGTCTCCAAGAGATGATGATGGACATGGTACTCACACAGCAACTACGGCTGCCGGGTCAGCTGTGCCTAATGCCAACTTACTAGGATATGCTTCCGGGACGGCACGCGGGATGGCTTCACATGCCCGAGTGGCCATCTACAAGGTGTGTTGGCTTAATGGGTGTTTTATCTCTGATATTACGGCAGGCATGGATAGAGCTATTGCGGATGGTGTCGATATTATGTCAATGTCAATTGGCGGTCATATAACAGAGTACTATCTTGACATTATCGCCATTGGAGCATTCACAGCAGCTGCACATGGAATTTTTGTATCTTGTTCAGCGGGAAATGAAGGACCTGAAGCAGGCAGCTTGTTAAATGTTGCGCCATGGATAACAACCGTTGGTGCTGGAACATTAGACCGTGATTTCCCAGCCTCTATTACTCTCGGAAACAACATGAGATACACTGGGGTGACACTTTATAATGGAAAACAGTTATCTAATTCCACGGTGCCATTAGTTTATGGTGGTAGTGTGAGTAATTCCAGTAGTAGAAGTCTTTGCATGGATGGAAGTTTGATTCCAGAAAAGGTTAGGGGGAAAATTGTGGTATGCGATCGAGGGGGGAGTGACAGGGTTGAAAAAGGAGTGGTGGTGAAGGCTGCTGGTGGTGTAGGGATGATTTTGACAAACACTTTAAATTTTGGTGAAGAGCTACTTGCCGATGCACATCTCTTACCTTCAGCAGCCGTTGGTCAGATAGCTGGGGATTCAATCAAGAAATATATATCTTCTGATCCCAATCCAACAGCCACAATTGGTCCTGGAACCACAATGTTAGGTGTTCAACCATCTCCCGTGGTTGCAGCATTTAGTTCAAGAGGTCCGAATCCGGTCACTCCAGCAATATTTAAACCAGACATTATTGCACCAGGAGTCAATATCCTTGCAGGATGGACTGGTGAGGTTGGCCCGACCGGATTGGCCATCGACCAAAGGCATGTAAACTTCAATATCGTTTCAGGCACATCAATGTCTTGTCCCCATGTTAGTGGTTTAGCTGCAATTCTCAGAGCTGCTCATCCTGAATGGAGTCCAGCAGCCATTAAATCTGCCCTCATGACCACAGCCTACTCAACTTACCCAAATGGTGAAAAGATTAAAGATGTTGCCACAGGGGGACCAGCAACACCATTTGATTATGGTGCCGGGCATGTTGATCCAATCGCAGCCCTCGACCCTGGCCTTATCTATGACACCACCATCGACGACTATCTTGGTTTTCTTTGTGCGCTGAACTACACATCTAGTCAAATTAAAGCCACTACGCAAACAAATTTCACTTGTCAGAAAAGCAAAAAGTACACCCTGGGAGATTTTAATTATCCATCCTTCTCTGTTCCCTTCCAAACTGGGTCGCGCAGCACCGTGAAATATACAAGGACCGTTACAAATGTGGGTGTACCAGCAACATACAAGATTTCACTGTATTCGCAGACACAAGCAGTGAAAATGTCGGTTGTGCCAGCAATATTAAGTTTCAGTGCACAATACGAGAAGAAGAGCTATACAGTGACATTCAGAGCTATTTCTATGCCACCTGGTTCAACTGGCTTTGCCCGTCTGGAATGGTCCGATGGTAAGCACATTGTTCGTAGTCCAATAGCTTACATCTGGACATAA